A single Lysinibacter sp. HNR DNA region contains:
- a CDS encoding MaoC family dehydratase: MTASTASENLSVGDIIATRAVAITRDSLVRYAGASGDFNPIHYRDDFAARVGLPGVIAHGMLTMGVAIQPVVDWAGDPAAVIDYQVKFTRPVVVDPEIGAEVEITATIGALEKGVARVDLTVTYDGATVLGKAQARVRVV; the protein is encoded by the coding sequence ATGACTGCATCCACAGCCTCTGAAAATCTATCGGTGGGCGATATCATTGCGACGCGTGCGGTCGCGATCACACGCGACTCTCTAGTGCGTTATGCGGGAGCCTCCGGAGACTTTAACCCGATTCACTACCGTGACGATTTTGCGGCGCGGGTTGGCCTCCCCGGTGTGATTGCCCACGGCATGCTCACGATGGGGGTTGCGATTCAGCCCGTGGTTGATTGGGCGGGTGACCCTGCAGCCGTGATTGACTACCAGGTAAAATTTACCCGTCCCGTTGTTGTTGACCCCGAAATCGGGGCTGAGGTGGAGATCACCGCCACGATTGGGGCCCTTGAGAAGGGGGTTGCCCGTGTTGACCTCACCGTCACCTACGATGGAGCAACCGTCTTAGGCAAGGCCCAGGCTCGCGTGAGGGTTGTATGA
- a CDS encoding MaoC family dehydratase N-terminal domain-containing protein — translation MSINTAIQGKSYPRTSPYLVGREKIREFARAVYAHGPAHFEVEAAHALGHSDLIAPTTFPVVIQELTLRQLLEDPEAGIDFSRVVHGNQQFTYTRAVVAGDELRATLTVTSVKTLGAHSMVTSETNIVDDAGDHVVTAISTLVVRGDE, via the coding sequence GTGTCCATTAATACTGCTATTCAAGGTAAGAGCTATCCGCGTACTTCCCCCTATCTTGTCGGACGAGAGAAAATACGGGAGTTTGCTCGCGCCGTATATGCTCACGGCCCGGCCCACTTTGAGGTGGAGGCGGCACACGCCCTCGGTCACTCAGATCTGATCGCACCCACGACATTTCCCGTGGTTATCCAGGAACTGACGCTGCGGCAGCTGCTTGAAGATCCGGAGGCCGGAATTGACTTCTCTCGTGTAGTGCACGGCAACCAGCAGTTTACCTACACCCGCGCGGTGGTTGCGGGGGATGAGCTTCGTGCGACTCTCACTGTGACCTCGGTAAAAACGCTCGGTGCCCACTCAATGGTTACGAGTGAGACAAATATCGTAGACGATGCCGGTGACCACGTGGTTACGGCAATTTCCACGCTTGTTGTGAGAGGAGACGAATAG
- a CDS encoding sulfite exporter TauE/SafE family protein, which yields MTNTPDDSRVYPRGWYVKLILLGLFCGLLTGLFGVGGGVVLVPALVLIMRFDQRTAAGTSLAAIVPTVIVSLIGYAASGNVDVLAALILAAGMIAGTQIGTYYMARVRHDVLQWMFIAFLVFVIVQMFINVPSRAGMIEFTGVSISGLIVLGLATGLLSGLLGVGGGVVVVPMLIVFFGASDLIAKGTSLLMMIPGALSGTAANIKRKNIHVRAAIVLGLSASSITWLGAILATMLTPLASNLLFASFLVIITVRMALHALRRRG from the coding sequence ATGACAAACACGCCAGACGACTCCCGGGTATACCCGCGCGGGTGGTATGTGAAACTGATACTCTTGGGGCTGTTCTGTGGATTACTCACCGGTCTCTTTGGGGTGGGTGGCGGTGTTGTTTTAGTGCCCGCCCTGGTGCTCATAATGCGATTTGATCAGAGAACAGCGGCTGGTACCTCGCTCGCTGCTATTGTCCCCACCGTGATCGTCAGCCTGATTGGATACGCGGCCAGCGGAAACGTTGATGTCCTAGCCGCCCTGATTCTTGCAGCGGGAATGATCGCCGGTACCCAGATCGGCACCTACTACATGGCCAGGGTTCGGCACGACGTGCTGCAGTGGATGTTCATTGCGTTTTTGGTATTTGTTATTGTGCAGATGTTTATTAATGTGCCCTCCCGTGCGGGGATGATTGAGTTCACTGGGGTATCGATCAGTGGGCTGATAGTCCTTGGCCTGGCCACGGGACTCCTTTCCGGGTTGCTCGGTGTGGGCGGTGGTGTGGTGGTAGTCCCCATGCTTATCGTGTTCTTTGGTGCAAGCGACCTGATCGCCAAGGGCACATCCCTCCTCATGATGATTCCGGGCGCTCTCTCCGGTACTGCAGCAAACATTAAGCGTAAAAATATTCACGTGAGGGCGGCCATAGTGTTGGGGCTTTCTGCCTCCTCTATCACCTGGCTGGGGGCGATCTTGGCCACTATGCTCACCCCCCTTGCGAGCAATCTTCTTTTTGCCTCGTTTCTCGTTATCATCACGGTGCGTATGGCGCTTCACGCCCTGCGCAGGCGTGGGTAG
- a CDS encoding alpha/beta hydrolase-fold protein: MDNTPLSIPITQGWGLIALYVLASLALTLLILRPRRLKNNLTIAGVVFIAGSLMGLFLSWFIGDFLDVFGISLTPVTRMWVCLGCVGILLACTNLWKTGWGRRFFALMSIPVFVVAAAAGINVEFGEYPTIGDLVAPEGPQEFNLAALTAEGKKTDFPIYKSWVAPDTMPAAGKVTTTTIPATLSGFPARPTLVYLPPAALVPTPPALPVIVMLAGQPGGPEDLLTSGKLPAILDGYASAHKGLAPIVIMPDQLGDPLNNPMCVDSPLGNSQTYLTRDVVNWTRSHLPVDNSPEKWTIGGFSQGGTCAAQLGAGFPRIFGNLIDIAGELEQSMGDQTVREGFGGSQEKYDAAKPLNLLAANTPYAHSYGVFGAGSNDSRFLEHTHKVHDAAQKAGFQTEYVESPGSAHDWHTVNYVFEKAISFLGVRLGLSAK, translated from the coding sequence GTGGACAACACCCCCTTGTCTATCCCCATTACCCAGGGATGGGGACTTATCGCCCTGTATGTCTTAGCCTCGCTGGCGTTAACGCTGCTCATCCTGCGTCCTCGCAGACTAAAAAACAACCTCACTATCGCCGGTGTGGTTTTTATCGCTGGATCGCTTATGGGCTTATTTCTCAGCTGGTTTATCGGCGATTTCCTTGACGTTTTTGGAATCAGCCTCACCCCGGTTACGCGCATGTGGGTGTGTCTGGGGTGTGTCGGCATATTGTTAGCCTGCACAAACCTCTGGAAGACAGGTTGGGGACGGAGGTTCTTCGCGCTTATGAGCATTCCGGTGTTTGTTGTGGCAGCCGCAGCCGGCATCAACGTGGAATTTGGTGAATACCCCACGATTGGTGATCTTGTCGCTCCGGAAGGACCTCAAGAGTTCAATCTTGCCGCACTCACCGCGGAAGGCAAAAAGACTGACTTCCCCATCTACAAGTCCTGGGTCGCACCGGACACCATGCCCGCCGCGGGAAAGGTGACAACCACCACCATTCCCGCAACACTGTCTGGGTTTCCCGCTCGACCCACACTCGTCTACCTTCCTCCCGCCGCACTCGTTCCCACCCCTCCGGCGCTCCCCGTTATAGTGATGTTGGCGGGGCAGCCGGGTGGTCCCGAGGATCTCCTCACGTCGGGTAAGTTACCGGCGATACTCGATGGATACGCTTCCGCACACAAAGGCTTGGCTCCCATCGTCATCATGCCCGACCAGTTGGGCGATCCCCTGAACAACCCGATGTGTGTGGATTCCCCCCTGGGAAACTCGCAGACCTATCTCACCCGGGATGTTGTTAACTGGACCCGGTCCCATCTGCCGGTAGATAACTCCCCGGAAAAATGGACGATTGGCGGCTTCTCCCAGGGAGGAACCTGCGCGGCCCAACTCGGGGCCGGATTTCCCCGAATATTCGGTAACCTCATTGATATCGCGGGAGAGCTTGAACAATCCATGGGGGATCAAACAGTACGGGAAGGGTTCGGGGGATCACAGGAGAAATATGATGCAGCAAAACCGCTTAACCTCCTCGCAGCCAACACCCCATATGCTCACTCCTACGGAGTATTCGGTGCGGGCTCTAACGATTCAAGGTTTCTAGAACACACACATAAAGTTCATGATGCGGCACAAAAAGCGGGTTTTCAAACCGAATATGTCGAATCCCCCGGAAGCGCACACGATTGGCACACCGTAAACTATGTTTTCGAAAAAGCTATATCTTTCCTCGGGGTACGGTTAGGATTATCCGCAAAGTGA
- a CDS encoding phosphatidylglycerol lysyltransferase domain-containing protein produces the protein MNYFSTRYVTLIIALIVLSLGVIGIFLRIPHETLGHLGSTGYGPIILENRWWSPFTALFVTANYARLIAGIFLVIFLVGAVEPVLGSWRTLLAWVTTPTVGIIVGVLLQEFGMQHNGYWAHSVQGYVSATIFGAVTGVLTTASAFYGPLWRRRIRLFTLMSALMFVLYSGRPADVYLLLAGCAGLGLGILLRRKRPQVGWQRSSHNEARVLMASTVTITAIGPIIALLSTSRWGLLAPLGLLLSPGGAASHAKIIECQAHALTNQCFHEIALSKITQAGPLSITLIPLVIMLISAYGILRGRRFALWLAIGVNILFSMLALFYFGLAPLLGFANYIRERHHYWQLSLSITLSIVIPLAIAITLFLLRRHCTIPPRPGSIRRALIAVLATALSLSAIYLLIGVLMPHSFDPEVSLGELLADLPKRFVPVSFLAESSSFTPSGHITGFIYHAVGPLLWIIILVALIAPLASSRPTQNEEDESRARDMFKRGGGSSLSYMALWPGNTWWFDQESDTVIGYRVVNGVAITTGGPFGPGSGSYEPLYRFARFCDDNGWLPVFYSIEERYAPAFSTMGWVTMTVAEETVLRPQQWNTTGKKWQDVRTAVNRAKRTGIRSEWVSYTSLPHNLRTQITHISDQWIAEKELPEMGFTLGGVKELVDPEVMLMLAIDSEGQIQGITSWLPQYDSGQVVGWTLDFMRRAPEGPNGIMEFLIAEAAEHMRDSGIRLMSLSAAPLTRETAEPSAASNTDRLLAYLSDSLEPVYGFKSLFAFKKKFQPEFHPLLMAYPDSTSLPAVGWALTRAYLPGVSTRQLAKMVRGATASSGDKH, from the coding sequence GTGAATTATTTCAGCACGAGATATGTCACACTCATTATCGCGTTGATAGTGCTCTCCCTCGGCGTCATCGGAATTTTTCTCCGTATCCCACACGAAACTCTCGGTCACCTCGGCAGTACCGGCTACGGCCCCATAATTCTGGAAAACAGATGGTGGTCTCCCTTCACCGCCCTTTTTGTGACGGCCAACTATGCTCGGCTTATCGCGGGGATATTCCTCGTCATATTCCTTGTCGGGGCAGTTGAGCCCGTGCTTGGCTCTTGGCGCACACTGTTGGCCTGGGTCACCACCCCTACCGTTGGCATTATCGTAGGCGTTCTCCTCCAAGAGTTTGGCATGCAGCACAACGGATACTGGGCACACAGCGTTCAGGGTTATGTGAGCGCCACTATATTTGGAGCGGTCACCGGAGTTCTCACCACCGCGAGCGCTTTTTACGGGCCTCTCTGGCGCAGACGAATACGCCTGTTTACGCTCATGAGCGCCCTCATGTTTGTTCTGTACTCCGGGCGTCCAGCGGACGTGTACTTGCTCCTGGCAGGCTGTGCGGGCCTGGGACTCGGCATCCTGCTCCGACGCAAGCGTCCACAGGTGGGGTGGCAGCGCAGCTCTCACAACGAAGCTCGCGTGCTCATGGCCTCGACCGTGACGATTACCGCAATCGGACCGATCATCGCGCTCTTGAGCACTTCCCGGTGGGGCTTGCTTGCTCCCCTGGGCCTATTGCTGAGCCCCGGGGGTGCAGCCTCTCACGCAAAGATCATCGAGTGTCAGGCTCATGCGCTGACTAACCAGTGTTTTCACGAGATAGCGCTCTCAAAAATCACTCAGGCGGGACCCCTGTCGATCACGCTGATCCCTCTCGTGATCATGCTCATTTCAGCCTATGGAATTCTTCGCGGAAGACGTTTTGCTCTCTGGCTGGCCATCGGTGTTAACATCCTCTTTTCAATGCTTGCTCTGTTCTATTTTGGCCTAGCTCCGCTGCTCGGTTTTGCCAACTATATCCGTGAACGCCATCACTATTGGCAACTCTCACTGTCGATAACACTCTCGATTGTGATTCCCCTCGCAATTGCAATCACACTATTTTTGCTACGCCGCCACTGCACCATACCGCCTCGTCCGGGTAGTATTCGCCGGGCCCTTATTGCCGTTTTGGCGACAGCTCTCAGCCTGTCTGCGATATACCTCCTTATCGGGGTACTCATGCCGCACAGTTTTGACCCAGAAGTTAGCCTGGGGGAACTTCTGGCTGATCTTCCCAAACGTTTTGTACCGGTGAGCTTCCTTGCGGAATCGAGTTCCTTTACCCCCTCCGGGCACATCACGGGTTTTATTTACCACGCTGTTGGACCCCTGCTCTGGATCATCATTTTGGTAGCCTTGATCGCGCCTCTTGCCTCTTCACGTCCCACGCAAAATGAGGAGGATGAGTCTCGAGCCAGGGATATGTTTAAGCGCGGTGGAGGGTCATCACTGTCTTATATGGCACTCTGGCCCGGAAATACCTGGTGGTTTGATCAGGAATCAGACACAGTAATTGGCTATCGGGTGGTTAACGGGGTGGCCATCACCACCGGCGGACCTTTTGGCCCCGGTTCCGGTTCATACGAGCCTCTCTACCGGTTTGCACGGTTCTGCGACGATAACGGATGGTTGCCCGTTTTTTATAGCATAGAGGAGCGCTATGCTCCCGCTTTTTCCACGATGGGTTGGGTCACCATGACCGTTGCGGAGGAGACCGTTCTCCGCCCGCAGCAGTGGAACACAACCGGCAAGAAATGGCAGGATGTTCGAACAGCGGTTAACCGCGCCAAACGCACGGGTATTCGATCTGAGTGGGTCTCCTACACTAGCCTTCCTCACAACCTACGCACCCAAATCACCCATATCTCGGATCAGTGGATTGCCGAAAAAGAACTCCCCGAGATGGGCTTCACCCTGGGAGGGGTCAAAGAGCTTGTCGACCCCGAGGTCATGCTGATGCTTGCGATTGATTCCGAGGGTCAGATACAGGGGATAACGAGTTGGCTACCCCAATACGATAGCGGTCAGGTTGTCGGCTGGACCCTCGACTTTATGCGGCGCGCACCCGAGGGTCCCAACGGCATCATGGAATTTCTCATAGCGGAAGCGGCGGAGCATATGCGTGATAGTGGTATCCGGCTCATGAGCCTCTCGGCCGCACCACTCACCCGTGAAACAGCAGAACCCTCAGCTGCTTCTAACACTGATCGTTTACTCGCCTATTTGAGTGATTCCCTTGAACCCGTATACGGATTCAAATCGCTTTTTGCCTTCAAGAAGAAGTTTCAGCCGGAGTTTCACCCTCTTCTTATGGCCTACCCCGACAGCACCTCACTACCCGCGGTCGGTTGGGCGCTCACCCGAGCTTATCTGCCGGGCGTCTCCACTCGACAATTGGCAAAAATGGTACGGGGAGCAACCGCTTCTTCGGGAGACAAACACTAA
- a CDS encoding Lrp/AsnC family transcriptional regulator translates to MSNKFRNGAELDKIDMSIVGLLQGNGRMSNNELAQKVGIAASTCISRVRSLIDRGVIMGFSAQVDPARFGLTLQVLVSVTIRSGARQRIAEFSQELRELPEVLQVFFLGGVEDFIVHLAVRDADHVREFVVENLSAHPAVATTRTSMVFEHHANRLGNQAVEL, encoded by the coding sequence ATGTCGAATAAATTTCGGAACGGCGCTGAGTTGGACAAAATCGATATGTCAATTGTGGGGCTCCTGCAGGGCAACGGGCGAATGTCAAACAACGAGCTGGCACAAAAAGTAGGTATTGCTGCCTCCACCTGCATCAGTCGGGTTCGCTCCCTGATCGACCGAGGTGTCATTATGGGGTTCTCCGCGCAGGTGGACCCGGCGCGTTTTGGGCTCACCCTGCAGGTTCTTGTGAGCGTTACTATCCGATCCGGTGCTCGCCAACGCATCGCAGAGTTTAGCCAGGAACTCCGCGAGCTTCCCGAGGTTCTGCAAGTTTTCTTCCTCGGCGGGGTCGAGGACTTTATTGTGCACCTGGCCGTTCGCGATGCGGATCACGTGCGTGAGTTCGTCGTAGAAAACCTTTCCGCACACCCCGCGGTTGCCACCACCCGCACAAGCATGGTTTTTGAGCACCACGCTAATAGGCTGGGCAATCAAGCCGTGGAACTTTAG
- the ald gene encoding alanine dehydrogenase yields the protein MRIGIPTEIKNNEHRVAITPSGVFELTRNKHEVFIQSGAGENSGISNEEYISAGAILLDTAAEVWATAELLLKVKEPIAAEYGYLRKDLVVFTYLHLAAEKELTHSLVEAGTTAIAYETVQLPNRSLPLLAPMSEIAGRLAAQVGAYHLMSSAGGRGVLLGGVPSTRKAKVVVIGAGTVGEQAAIIALGMQADVTVIDINLARLREISMTHGGAIQTRASSQYEIAEQLREADLVIGSVLIPGEKAPKLVTDEMVATMKKGSVLVDIAIDQGGCFENSHPTTHDDPIFTVHNSIYYCVANMPGAVAETSTRALTNATLPYIVALANKGWERALREDKALAQGLNTHNGQITNAGVAKAMDAELVDVAQVLGS from the coding sequence ATGCGTATAGGCATCCCCACCGAAATCAAAAATAACGAGCACAGGGTTGCAATAACACCGAGCGGTGTCTTTGAACTCACTCGGAACAAACACGAGGTTTTTATCCAATCCGGGGCTGGCGAGAACTCCGGTATTTCTAACGAAGAGTACATCAGCGCCGGGGCAATTCTTCTTGACACCGCCGCAGAGGTCTGGGCCACCGCCGAACTGCTCCTGAAGGTCAAGGAACCCATCGCTGCAGAGTACGGTTATCTCCGCAAAGATCTGGTTGTTTTCACCTACCTGCACCTGGCCGCCGAAAAGGAACTCACCCACTCCCTCGTGGAGGCGGGCACCACGGCCATCGCATACGAAACGGTACAGCTTCCTAACCGCAGTCTTCCCCTCCTCGCCCCGATGAGCGAGATCGCGGGTCGTCTGGCGGCACAGGTTGGGGCGTACCACCTGATGAGCTCTGCGGGCGGGCGCGGCGTTTTACTCGGCGGAGTTCCAAGCACCCGCAAGGCCAAGGTTGTTGTTATCGGAGCGGGTACGGTAGGCGAACAGGCCGCGATCATTGCTCTTGGCATGCAGGCAGACGTGACGGTGATCGATATTAATCTGGCCCGGCTACGTGAGATCTCAATGACACACGGCGGAGCCATCCAGACCCGTGCCTCTTCGCAATACGAGATTGCCGAGCAGCTTCGCGAGGCTGATCTTGTTATCGGCTCGGTTCTTATCCCCGGCGAAAAAGCGCCCAAGCTGGTCACCGACGAGATGGTTGCCACCATGAAAAAGGGTTCCGTGCTCGTTGATATAGCCATCGATCAGGGAGGATGCTTCGAAAACTCGCACCCGACAACTCACGACGACCCCATCTTCACCGTTCACAACAGCATCTACTACTGTGTGGCAAACATGCCCGGAGCGGTTGCCGAGACCTCCACTCGGGCACTCACTAACGCCACCCTCCCCTACATCGTTGCCCTGGCAAACAAGGGCTGGGAGCGTGCGCTGCGCGAGGACAAGGCTCTTGCTCAGGGGCTCAACACCCACAACGGGCAGATAACCAATGCTGGCGTGGCCAAGGCGATGGACGCCGAACTTGTTGACGTTGCGCAGGTACTCGGTTCCTAA
- a CDS encoding VTT domain-containing protein, giving the protein MIETALIPWLDPATIIPNLGAWALFGVCAIIFAETALLVGFLLPGDTLLFFTGLLTFTGVITYNIWWTSLAIGLAAFLGGEVGYLIGHKAGPRIFERKESGLFSKENVKRTNAFFERFGGMAVILARFVPVVRTFTPVAAGVAHMNYRKYSLYNLIGAVVWGMGLTMLGYLLGQIPWVEEFATKYMDLVILGAVLLTAGPTIYHYARSARLAKKRAQQSANDNPGEGTEGIAP; this is encoded by the coding sequence ATGATTGAAACCGCACTTATCCCCTGGCTTGATCCCGCGACCATAATTCCCAATCTTGGCGCGTGGGCCCTGTTCGGGGTCTGTGCCATCATCTTTGCCGAAACCGCGCTCCTCGTCGGGTTTCTCCTACCCGGCGACACCCTGCTCTTCTTCACGGGCCTACTCACCTTCACCGGGGTCATCACCTATAACATCTGGTGGACATCTTTGGCCATCGGCCTGGCCGCTTTTTTGGGGGGTGAGGTAGGGTATCTGATCGGCCACAAGGCGGGTCCCCGCATATTCGAACGCAAGGAATCGGGTCTTTTCAGTAAAGAAAACGTCAAACGAACCAACGCGTTTTTCGAACGATTTGGAGGGATGGCAGTTATCCTCGCCCGTTTTGTCCCGGTGGTTCGCACCTTCACACCCGTTGCGGCCGGAGTCGCACACATGAACTACCGAAAGTACTCGCTCTACAACCTCATCGGGGCCGTAGTCTGGGGTATGGGCCTCACCATGCTCGGGTATCTCCTGGGGCAAATCCCCTGGGTAGAAGAGTTTGCAACAAAGTATATGGATTTGGTCATCCTCGGCGCGGTGCTTCTCACGGCGGGACCCACCATCTACCATTACGCACGCAGCGCGCGCCTTGCCAAAAAACGAGCGCAGCAGAGTGCCAACGACAATCCCGGTGAAGGGACAGAGGGCATCGCACCATAG
- a CDS encoding thioredoxin domain-containing protein: MSQPTPRLSRRLLAWLLPLTVTVIVATLTALAWPARTLDPDDPLGPTSFSEPLDFLIRDLNNPLALGSVDAPVRIFVHSDYQCDLCAVWSHTTLPEIVNTYVNSGKVRLVWQSNALVGSDSERATRAAYAAGLQGRFSDYHAGLFPNGSKRTTDQLTDDALFALAREIGLNEPQFHSDFYSVKTAQALLQNVNESRMFDITSIPAIIINGEHLEQTLSTEETFSLIEDNLRVPQ, encoded by the coding sequence ATGTCTCAACCGACCCCAAGGTTATCTCGCAGGCTGCTCGCGTGGTTGCTTCCACTCACAGTTACAGTGATCGTGGCGACCCTCACCGCGCTCGCCTGGCCGGCAAGAACTCTTGATCCTGATGACCCTCTTGGGCCGACTAGCTTCTCAGAGCCGCTTGACTTCCTAATACGTGATCTCAATAACCCCCTCGCCCTGGGTTCGGTGGATGCCCCGGTCAGAATATTCGTTCACTCCGATTATCAGTGTGACCTGTGTGCGGTATGGTCCCACACCACGCTACCCGAGATCGTAAACACGTATGTAAACAGTGGCAAAGTACGCCTCGTATGGCAAAGCAATGCCCTTGTGGGAAGCGATTCCGAGCGCGCCACACGTGCCGCGTACGCAGCTGGTCTCCAGGGCCGGTTTAGCGACTACCACGCCGGCCTTTTCCCCAACGGAAGCAAGCGCACAACTGATCAGCTCACCGACGACGCCCTTTTCGCTCTGGCTCGTGAAATCGGGCTGAACGAACCCCAGTTTCACAGCGACTTTTACTCGGTGAAAACAGCACAGGCTTTGCTCCAAAACGTCAACGAAAGCAGGATGTTTGACATTACATCTATCCCCGCAATCATAATCAACGGGGAACACCTGGAACAAACGCTATCAACCGAAGAGACATTCTCTCTCATCGAAGATAACCTCAGGGTTCCACAATAG
- a CDS encoding putative Ig domain-containing protein, which produces MVVTEDNQFFSWGSNTGGQLDAPPELKNNAGNIAALTGGTDHGVALTNDGKVVNWGKSNKIENDPKNMIPVPDTLSQGVYTAIASGYHHSLALNSEGKIEAWGYNDNGQAKVPGDLTGKTVVAIAAAAWHSMALTTEGKVYAWGSNYDGQTTVPKEVKGEGTVTRMGTSYYAPYVETHTKMAPTLQVTRGLVSTGSDYSHEATVVLKDLATDKPIEKAVVNFSIANNDDLGASLTSERVVTDSSGVAKTRIIGKKPGEYTIEAHVGYIKAIKAEGYPITAKFSGTPTLGEISGATVKVGELVSLKVIAGGFPAPRVGVKTDTGTGGLLPKGLTLNPDTLLIEGNVEKTVSPGEYTFALVAKNELGETTRQYTITVQAADKPEPEEKPEDKIAAQIKGILAGQETERQKLDEVKKVLAETVGKLEGEEKAALLGKVQDLLKDDAAALKVVAEAQNAEEPKPEPEEKPEDKIAAQIKGILAGQETERQKLDEVKKVLAETVGKLEGEEKAALLGKVQDLLKDDAAALKVVAEAQNAEEPKPEPEEKPEDKIAAQIKGILAGQETERQKLDEVKKVLAETVGKLEGEEKAALLGKVQDLLKDDAAALKVVAEAQNAEEPKPEPEEKPEKEEPNVAGSNTETPKAAEQKGGAVTVPSDAQKAAEANAKGSPATLSKTGAHDPFLLVGAVLALLGVGVVLRLRGRASKSS; this is translated from the coding sequence ATGGTGGTTACTGAGGACAATCAGTTCTTTTCCTGGGGGAGTAATACCGGTGGGCAGTTAGATGCTCCGCCGGAGTTGAAGAATAATGCGGGAAATATTGCGGCATTAACCGGCGGTACAGACCATGGTGTGGCATTGACTAACGATGGAAAAGTGGTCAACTGGGGAAAATCCAACAAAATCGAAAATGACCCTAAGAATATGATTCCTGTTCCCGATACACTATCACAAGGCGTGTATACGGCGATAGCTTCCGGTTATCATCACTCCCTGGCTCTGAATTCAGAGGGCAAAATTGAAGCTTGGGGGTATAACGATAATGGTCAAGCGAAGGTTCCTGGGGACTTAACGGGCAAGACTGTTGTCGCGATTGCTGCCGCTGCGTGGCACTCAATGGCTTTGACCACTGAGGGAAAGGTCTACGCGTGGGGATCGAACTATGACGGGCAAACAACTGTCCCCAAAGAGGTGAAGGGTGAAGGTACGGTTACAAGAATGGGTACTTCATACTATGCACCCTACGTGGAGACCCACACCAAGATGGCTCCTACACTGCAGGTGACTAGGGGCCTTGTTTCGACGGGCAGCGATTATTCTCATGAAGCAACGGTTGTGCTGAAGGATCTGGCGACAGATAAGCCTATAGAAAAGGCTGTGGTTAATTTCTCTATTGCGAATAATGATGATCTGGGTGCCAGCTTGACATCGGAGCGTGTCGTCACGGATTCTTCTGGTGTTGCAAAGACAAGGATTATTGGTAAAAAACCTGGTGAGTATACGATTGAGGCGCATGTCGGTTACATTAAAGCGATCAAGGCAGAAGGTTACCCTATTACCGCCAAGTTTAGTGGTACTCCGACTCTGGGTGAGATTTCAGGCGCAACAGTAAAGGTTGGTGAGCTGGTTTCGCTCAAAGTTATAGCTGGGGGCTTTCCTGCACCTAGGGTAGGGGTCAAGACGGACACGGGTACGGGAGGATTGCTTCCTAAGGGTTTGACTTTGAATCCCGATACCTTACTCATTGAGGGCAATGTGGAAAAAACTGTATCTCCAGGAGAATATACTTTTGCTCTAGTTGCAAAAAATGAGCTGGGAGAGACAACTCGTCAATACACAATCACTGTTCAGGCCGCAGATAAGCCTGAGCCTGAGGAGAAGCCTGAGGACAAGATTGCTGCGCAGATCAAGGGTATTCTTGCCGGTCAGGAAACTGAGCGTCAGAAGCTTGATGAGGTGAAGAAGGTTCTTGCTGAGACTGTTGGAAAGCTGGAAGGGGAAGAGAAAGCTGCTCTTCTGGGTAAGGTTCAGGATCTTCTAAAGGATGATGCTGCTGCGTTGAAGGTGGTTGCGGAGGCTCAGAATGCTGAGGAGCCTAAGCCTGAGCCTGAGGAGAAGCCTGAGGACAAGATTGCTGCGCAGATCAAGGGTATTCTTGCCGGTCAGGAAACTGAGCGTCAGAAGCTTGATGAGGTGAAGAAGGTTCTTGCTGAGACTGTTGGAAAGCTGGAAGGGGAAGAGAAAGCTGCTCTTCTGGGTAAGGTTCAGGATCTTCTAAAGGATGATGCTGCTGCGTTGAAGGTGGTTGCGGAGGCTCAGAATGCTGAGGAGCCTAAGCCTGAGCCTGAGGAGAAGCCTGAGGACAAGATTGCTGCGCAGATCAAGGGTATTCTTGCCGGTCAGGAAACTGAGCGTCAGAAGCTTGATGAGGTGAAGAAGGTTCTTGCTGAGACTGTTGGAAAGCTGGAAGGGGAAGAGAAAGCTGCTCTTCTGGGTAAGGTTCAGGATCTTCTAAAGGATGATGCTGCTGCGTTGAAGGTGGTTGCGGAGGCTCAGAATGCTGAGGAGCCTAAGCCTGAGCCTGAGGAGAAGCCTGAGAAGGAAGAGCCTAACGTTGCTGGTTCCAATACGGAGACGCCTAAAGCTGCTGAGCAGAAGGGTGGGGCTGTGACAGTTCCCTCTGATGCTCAGAAAGCAGCGGAAGCTAACGCTAAGGGTTCTCCTGCCACACTAAGTAAGACCGGAGCGCACGATCCGTTCTTGCTGGTTGGGGCGGTACTGGCTCTGTTAGGTGTTGGTGTAGTCTTGCGTCTTCGCGGGCGGGCATCAAAATCTTCATAG